From a single Podarcis raffonei isolate rPodRaf1 chromosome 10, rPodRaf1.pri, whole genome shotgun sequence genomic region:
- the MYF5 gene encoding myogenic factor 5 → MDELMDGCQFSPSSAVFFYDSSSCIPSPEEELVEEDFAQRVAASSSSSSSSSSFGAHPADLPGGSDGEEHVRAPTGHHQAGHCLLWACKACKKKSSTVDRRKAATLRERRRLKKVNQAFEALKRCTTANPSQRLPKVEILRNAIRYIESLQELLREQVHHYYRLPGGQSCSEPNSPTSSCSDGLAECNIPMWSRRNVAHDNVYCSDLQNVYPSEVSTALSSLDCLSSIVDRISSSDQAGLSLQDSTLLQDSPGASPESQPGTPETPHPKLIYHVL, encoded by the exons ATGGACGAGTTGATGGACGGCTGCCAGTTCTCTCCATCCTCAGCCGTCTTCTTCTACGACAGCTCTTCCTGCATCCCTTCCCCCGAGGAGGAACTGGTGGAAGAGGACTTCGCGCAGCGGgtggcagcttcctcctcctcgtcgtcctcGTCTTCTTCCTTCGGAGCGCACCCGGCAGATCTGCCCGGGGGATCCGACGGCGAGGAGCACGTCCGGGCGCCCACGGGCCACCACCAAGCCGGCCACTGCCTGCTGTGGGCTTGCAAAGCCTGCAAGAAGAAGTCGAGCACGGTGGACCGGAGGAAGGCGGCCACCCTGCGGGAGAGGCGGAGGCTGAAGAAAGTCAACCAAGCCTTCGAGGCTCTCAAGAGGTGCACCACGGCCAACCCCAGCCAGCGGCTGCCCAAGGTGGAGATCCTGAGGAACGCCATCCGTTACATCGAGAGCCTCCAGGAGCTGCTGAGGGAGCAAGTGCACCACTACTACCGCTTGCCCGGCGGACAAAGTTGCTCCGAGCCCAACAGCCCCACCTCCAGCTGCTCCGACGGCCTG GCTGAATGCAACATACCGATGTGGTCCAGAAGAAACGTCGCTCATGACAACGTCTATTGCTCTGATCTCCAAAATG TCTATCCGTCTGAAGTGAGCACAGCCCTCTCCAGTCTGGATTGTTTATCCAGCATAGTGGATAGAATCTCTTCCTCGGACCAGGCGGGCCTCTCTCTGCAGGACTCCACTTTGCTGCAGGATTCTCCTGGTGCCAGCCCTGAGTCACAGCCAGGCACTCCGGAGACCCCTCATCCCAAGCTCATCTATCATGTACTATGA